The following are encoded together in the Phocoena sinus isolate mPhoSin1 chromosome 11, mPhoSin1.pri, whole genome shotgun sequence genome:
- the MRPS18B gene encoding 28S ribosomal protein S18b, mitochondrial produces MRCRLPHCGVVLGPTLIYFLEHAQSLFLLYAYVKMAASTLNVLLRRLPRISPFRGAYGVQVPLQTLCTKAPPEDDSLLPLPVSPYKDEPWKYLDSEEYQNRYGSRPVWTDYRRNHKGGIPPQRTRKTCIRGNKIAGNPCPICRDQKLHVDFRNVKLLEQFVCAHTGIIFHAPYTGVCMKQHKKLTQAIQKARDHGLLSYHIPQVEPRDPDFSTSHGAVSVTPPAPTLVSGDPWYPWYSWKQPPERELSRLRRLYQGHLREESGPPPESMPKVPLTAAVEASSTEQAGPQTAL; encoded by the exons ATGCGCTGCCGCCTTCCGCACTGCGGGGTCGTCCTTGGCCCTACCCTAATCTATTTCCTGGAGCATGCGCAGTCGCTTTTCCTGCTTTATGCGTATGTCAAGATGGCTGCCTCCACATTGAACGTGTTGCTGAGGCGCCTTCCTCGCATTTCGCCCTTCAGAGGTGCCTACGGAGTTCAG GTTCCCCTCCAGACTCTTTGCACCAAAGCCCCCCCTGAGGACGATTCTTTGCTCCCACTTCCCGTTTCCCCTTACAAGGATGAACCCTGGAAATATCTGGACTCAGAAG AATACCAGAACCGCTATGGTTCTCGCCCTGTCTGGACTGACTACCGTCGCAACCACAAAGGTGGAATACCCCCACAGCGGACTCGAAAGACATGTATT CGTGGAAATAAAATTGCTGGGAATCCCTGCCCCATCTGCCGGGATCAGAAGTTGCACGTTGACTTTAGG AATGTGAAGCTCTTGGAACAGTTTGTCTGCGCCCACACGGGTATCATCTTCCATGCTCCATATACAG GGGTCTGTATGAAGCAACACAAGAAGTTGACCCAGGCCATCCAGAAAGCCAGGGATCATG GTCTCCTCAGTTACCACATTCCCCAGGTTGAACCCCGGGACCCTGACTTCAGTACCTCTCATGGAGCTGTGAGTGTCACTCCGCCAGCGCCCACTCTGGTTTCAGGTGACCCCTGGTACCCATGGTACAGCTGGAAACAACCACCAGAGAGAGAGCTGTCCCGCCTTCGTCGGCTCTACCAGGGTCATCTCCGAGAAGAAAGTGGCCCTCCGCCTGAGTCAATGCCCAAGGTGCCCCTCACAGCCGCAGTTGAAGCCTCCTCCACTGAGCAGGCGGGCCCCCAGACTGCTCTGTAG